The Campylobacter concisus genome has a segment encoding these proteins:
- the radA gene encoding DNA repair protein RadA translates to MAKAKPVFECQACGNQQSKWLGKCPQCGAWDSFIELSQQEIKISKEIAKSTGAPSKAVSIDEVEIQNFTRFSTKDSELDLVLGGGVVEGSLVLIGGSPGIGKSTLLLKIGSNLAKDGKKTLYVSGEESQSQIKMRADRLNAVDKNLYLLTEICLEDILLEVQKSDYKVLVIDSIQTLYSQNISSAPGSITQVREITFELMRLAKSQNICVFIIGHITKEGSIAGPRVLEHMVDVVLYFEGDASRELRILRGFKNRFGSTSEVGIFEMSQHGLVSANEVSSKFFTRGGAMSGSAITIIMEGSRALSIEIQALVCESAYPKRSSTGFERNRLDMLLALLERKLEIPLGHYDVFINVSGGVKISETAADLAVIAAIISSFKNRPISKDSVFIGELSLNGEIREIFNLDQRLKEAKMQKFKNAIIPNKPLDTQGLKCFYAKDITQVLEWM, encoded by the coding sequence ATGGCAAAAGCAAAGCCAGTTTTTGAATGTCAAGCGTGCGGAAATCAGCAGAGCAAATGGCTGGGCAAATGCCCACAATGTGGGGCTTGGGATAGCTTTATCGAGCTTAGCCAGCAAGAGATAAAGATAAGCAAAGAGATAGCAAAAAGCACCGGAGCGCCTAGTAAGGCTGTAAGCATCGACGAGGTAGAAATTCAAAATTTCACGAGATTTAGCACCAAAGATAGCGAGCTAGACCTCGTTCTTGGTGGTGGCGTTGTCGAGGGCTCGCTTGTTTTAATAGGCGGCAGCCCAGGAATTGGCAAATCAACCCTGCTTCTAAAAATCGGCTCAAATTTAGCAAAAGATGGTAAAAAAACGCTCTATGTAAGTGGCGAAGAGAGCCAAAGTCAGATAAAAATGAGAGCTGATAGGCTAAATGCTGTGGATAAAAATTTATACCTACTAACTGAAATTTGCCTAGAAGATATCTTACTTGAAGTGCAAAAGAGTGATTATAAAGTACTCGTGATAGACTCCATTCAAACGCTTTATAGTCAAAATATAAGCTCTGCTCCAGGTTCGATCACACAGGTTCGTGAGATCACATTTGAGCTGATGAGACTTGCAAAGAGCCAAAATATCTGCGTTTTCATCATCGGACATATCACCAAAGAGGGCTCGATCGCAGGACCAAGAGTGCTTGAGCACATGGTTGATGTGGTGCTTTATTTTGAGGGTGACGCAAGCAGAGAGCTAAGAATTTTGCGTGGGTTTAAAAATCGCTTTGGCTCAACGAGTGAGGTTGGCATATTTGAGATGAGCCAGCACGGACTGGTGAGTGCAAACGAGGTCTCGAGTAAATTTTTCACACGTGGCGGAGCGATGAGTGGCAGTGCTATCACCATCATAATGGAGGGCTCAAGGGCACTTAGTATCGAGATACAAGCACTTGTTTGCGAAAGCGCCTACCCAAAACGAAGCTCAACTGGCTTTGAAAGAAACCGCCTAGATATGCTGCTAGCACTTCTTGAGCGAAAGCTAGAAATTCCACTTGGACACTACGATGTCTTTATAAACGTTTCAGGTGGCGTTAAGATAAGCGAAACTGCGGCCGATCTAGCCGTCATCGCAGCGATAATCAGCAGCTTTAAAAACCGCCCTATTAGCAAGGACAGCGTCTTCATCGGCGAGCTAAGCCTAAACGGCGAGATAAGAGAAATTTTCAACCTTGATCAGCGCCTAAAAGAGGCAAAAATGCAGAAATTTAAAAATGCTATCATCCCAAACAAACCGCTTGACACGCAAGGATTAAAGTGCTTTTATGCAAAAGATATCACGCAAGTGCTTGAGTGGATGTAA
- a CDS encoding SAM-dependent methyltransferase, with the protein MKFSEFFDIWVNENYYKFGVDIGKKGDFYTNVSVGYLFGACLANYFLKLLKNGEISSSCKVVEIGANSGEMLADFTQGIFTLEPEILKNLEFIIIEPHKNLRKKQLETFAKRFGDDIKIKHYKNLDKYAFDEIFVISNELLDAFNCEVIDGQNMLFVDSDLKFHWQKADQNLLALAKKFGITKGEISTSYAKFALQLTNAAKKVRFLSFDYGEFEPKNEFSLRVFKNHQVFSLFEISNLASYFKKSDLTYSLCFKQVEYAFSEAGFEMLNFKKQNEALVCDLGVDEILSLVLEKGSKQAYENAAKQAKFLLSPEFLGEKFKFIEFLKS; encoded by the coding sequence ATGAAATTTAGCGAGTTTTTTGATATCTGGGTCAATGAAAACTACTATAAATTTGGCGTAGATATCGGCAAAAAGGGCGATTTTTACACAAATGTAAGCGTTGGCTATCTTTTTGGTGCTTGCCTTGCGAACTACTTTTTAAAACTACTTAAAAACGGCGAAATTTCTAGCTCTTGTAAGGTTGTGGAGATCGGTGCAAACTCAGGTGAAATGCTAGCTGATTTTACGCAAGGAATTTTTACGCTTGAGCCAGAGATCTTAAAAAATTTAGAGTTTATTATCATTGAGCCTCACAAAAATTTAAGGAAAAAGCAGCTTGAGACTTTTGCAAAACGCTTTGGCGATGATATCAAAATAAAACACTATAAAAATTTAGACAAGTACGCATTTGATGAAATTTTCGTCATCTCAAATGAGCTACTTGACGCATTTAATTGCGAGGTTATAGATGGGCAAAATATGCTTTTTGTGGATAGTGATCTAAAATTTCACTGGCAAAAAGCAGATCAAAATTTGCTAGCACTTGCAAAGAAATTTGGCATAACAAAAGGTGAGATATCAACTAGCTACGCTAAATTTGCGCTCCAGCTTACAAATGCAGCAAAAAAGGTTAGATTTTTAAGCTTTGACTACGGCGAATTTGAGCCAAAAAATGAGTTTAGCCTAAGAGTTTTTAAAAACCATCAAGTATTTTCTTTATTTGAAATTTCAAACCTCGCGTCATACTTTAAAAAATCGGATCTAACATATAGTCTTTGCTTTAAACAAGTTGAGTATGCTTTTAGTGAGGCTGGCTTTGAGATGCTTAATTTTAAAAAACAAAACGAAGCTTTAGTTTGCGATCTTGGTGTGGATGAAATTTTATCTTTAGTACTTGAAAAAGGTAGCAAGCAAGCCTATGAAAATGCAGCCAAACAGGCGAAATTTCTACTCTCGCCCGAGTTTTTAGGCGAGAAGTTTAAATTTATAGAGTTTTTAAAGAGCTAG
- the ybaK gene encoding Cys-tRNA(Pro) deacylase: MIHKTNAARALDKLKINYEILEYEVDLNDLSALHVAASTKQDIKQIYKTIVCECEPKNFVVACLQGDLELDLKALAHACGAKRCELINLKDLEKITGYIRGGCSPLAMKKHFATFIDERAKEQEYVLVSAGVRGKQIKIAPNDLLKACGASFANIARLAL; encoded by the coding sequence ATGATACATAAGACAAATGCTGCTAGAGCTTTAGATAAGCTAAAAATTAATTATGAAATTTTAGAGTATGAAGTTGATTTAAACGATCTTTCAGCCCTCCACGTAGCAGCTAGCACCAAGCAAGATATAAAGCAAATTTATAAAACTATCGTTTGTGAGTGTGAGCCTAAAAATTTCGTTGTTGCTTGCTTGCAGGGCGATTTGGAGCTTGATCTAAAAGCACTTGCTCACGCGTGTGGCGCCAAACGATGTGAACTTATAAATTTAAAAGACTTAGAAAAGATCACTGGCTACATCAGGGGCGGCTGCTCACCGCTTGCTATGAAAAAACACTTTGCAACATTTATCGATGAACGCGCAAAAGAACAAGAATACGTGTTAGTAAGCGCTGGAGTGAGAGGCAAACAGATAAAAATAGCTCCAAATGATCTTTTAAAGGCTTGCGGGGCAAGTTTTGCCAATATCGCTAGGCTAGCTCTTTAA
- the ftsY gene encoding signal recognition particle-docking protein FtsY: MLDFLKKGFEKTFGAISSAKKSKKIDKESLEEILLEADVAYEIVEEILYYLPPQDEVSRADLRRVMSSYFIYENERVIEPDKPFVDLILGVNGAGKTTTIAKLANLYKNNGKSVILGACDTFRAGAIEQLRQWSIRLNVPIVATQQGHDPSAVAYDTISSALAKGIDRVILDTAGRLQNQTNLANELEKIVRISKKAYEKAPHRKILILDGTQGNAGVAQAKAFNDIVSLDGVIITKLDGTAKGGALFGVARELELPIFYIGVGESMDDIIKFNPDEFLDELMDAIFE, encoded by the coding sequence ATGCTTGATTTTCTAAAAAAAGGCTTTGAAAAGACCTTTGGAGCGATAAGCTCAGCGAAGAAGTCAAAAAAGATAGACAAAGAGAGCTTAGAAGAAATTTTACTTGAAGCTGACGTAGCTTACGAGATCGTGGAGGAAATTTTATACTACTTGCCGCCACAAGATGAAGTAAGTAGAGCCGATCTAAGACGCGTTATGAGTAGCTATTTTATCTACGAAAATGAGCGCGTGATCGAGCCAGATAAGCCATTTGTCGATCTCATTCTTGGCGTAAATGGTGCTGGTAAGACGACAACGATCGCAAAGCTTGCAAATTTATATAAAAATAATGGCAAAAGCGTCATTTTAGGCGCTTGTGATACATTTAGAGCTGGAGCGATCGAGCAGCTGCGCCAGTGGTCAATCAGACTAAATGTACCAATAGTCGCCACACAGCAAGGGCATGATCCTTCGGCTGTTGCTTACGATACGATCAGCTCAGCCCTTGCAAAAGGTATCGACCGTGTGATCTTAGACACAGCCGGCAGACTTCAAAACCAGACAAATTTGGCAAACGAGCTAGAAAAGATCGTTCGTATTAGCAAAAAAGCTTATGAAAAAGCGCCACACCGTAAAATTTTGATTCTTGATGGCACGCAAGGTAACGCCGGAGTTGCGCAAGCGAAAGCGTTTAACGATATCGTCTCGCTTGATGGTGTCATCATCACAAAGCTTGATGGCACTGCAAAAGGTGGAGCGCTATTTGGCGTGGCAAGAGAGCTTGAGCTACCTATATTTTATATAGGTGTTGGTGAGAGCATGGATGATATCATCAAATTTAATCCAGACGAGTTTTTAGACGAGCTAATGGACGCCATTTTTGAGTAG
- a CDS encoding trimeric intracellular cation channel family protein: protein MSLILFVEYVGIASAALSGFLFAVKKECDWLGVFLSAFLTALGGGIMRDMLVGRAVYSFTHYMPVSVVIFMLIVSRVANLHIKREGLERKFVFIFADAIDVICFSIVGAMVAIEYNYNIFGVMMIAFFNGVGGGILRDILLNEIPWFLRTGLYGTISLGVGLAYFVLYHLGLTNIFFTMLLLAAGITVRMFAFYRGWKLPDL from the coding sequence ATGAGTTTGATACTTTTTGTCGAATACGTCGGTATCGCATCAGCTGCACTTAGTGGGTTTTTATTTGCAGTAAAAAAGGAGTGCGACTGGCTTGGAGTCTTTTTGTCTGCATTTTTGACCGCACTTGGTGGCGGTATCATGCGTGATATGCTCGTTGGCAGGGCGGTTTATTCATTTACGCACTATATGCCAGTAAGCGTTGTTATTTTTATGTTGATTGTTTCAAGAGTGGCAAATTTACACATAAAAAGAGAAGGTTTGGAGCGAAAATTTGTATTCATCTTTGCCGATGCGATCGATGTTATCTGTTTTTCCATCGTGGGGGCAATGGTTGCCATTGAGTACAACTACAATATCTTTGGTGTGATGATGATCGCCTTTTTTAACGGCGTTGGCGGCGGTATCTTAAGAGATATTTTGCTAAACGAAATTCCATGGTTTTTGCGCACCGGACTTTACGGCACGATAAGCCTTGGCGTGGGACTTGCTTACTTTGTGCTATATCATCTAGGCCTAACCAATATCTTTTTTACCATGCTCTTGCTTGCTGCTGGCATAACGGTTAGGATGTTTGCATTTTATAGAGGTTGGAAGCTGCCCGATCTATGA
- a CDS encoding Fur family transcriptional regulator has translation MDNFELFYKHFKEFLEAFGQKSSELKEQILHVLFISNSHLSAQEISSEIYKIHKNEISMTSIYSFLNFLEIHHLTNCFEENGVKKFELNLKSSHDHLICEICEKIVDFEDEMIEQRQEQICKEKNFSEQSHTMILYGICSDCQEKNGN, from the coding sequence GTGGATAATTTTGAACTATTTTATAAGCATTTTAAAGAGTTTTTAGAAGCCTTTGGGCAGAAAAGCTCAGAGTTAAAAGAACAAATTTTGCATGTACTTTTCATTAGTAACTCTCATCTAAGTGCTCAAGAAATTTCTTCAGAAATTTACAAAATCCACAAGAATGAAATTTCAATGACATCAATTTACTCGTTTTTAAATTTTCTCGAAATACATCATCTTACAAACTGTTTTGAAGAAAATGGAGTAAAGAAATTTGAACTAAATTTAAAATCCTCGCACGATCATTTGATATGTGAAATTTGTGAGAAGATAGTTGATTTTGAAGATGAGATGATAGAGCAAAGGCAAGAGCAAATTTGCAAAGAAAAAAATTTTAGCGAGCAGTCGCATACGATGATACTTTATGGCATTTGCAGTGATTGCCAAGAGAAAAATGGAAATTAA
- a CDS encoding ferritin-like domain-containing protein, producing MLNELLNASYTSEKNALSLYENLASFDDVFNEIANIRKNAIILIEKFASTHDYELACENEAIFLPAKNKEDALIQALNYELELNKMYEKFCESLDDEELKDLFFRLWATSNNEYVASLKQRLKEIYSGCEIKNELNLNEISQNFEQNGITNILENYQNDFNEITKSLQNIASGKADKSELAKITNNPNFSFFSGLALGALGISVVSKNFNKDEENE from the coding sequence ATGCTTAATGAACTTTTAAATGCGTCATATACCAGCGAAAAAAACGCACTTAGCTTATATGAAAATTTAGCTTCATTTGATGATGTTTTTAACGAGATCGCAAATATCAGAAAAAATGCGATCATCTTGATAGAAAAATTTGCGAGTACGCATGATTATGAGCTTGCTTGCGAAAATGAAGCTATATTTTTGCCAGCAAAAAATAAAGAAGATGCGCTAATACAAGCTTTAAACTATGAGTTAGAGCTAAATAAAATGTATGAAAAATTTTGTGAAAGCTTAGATGACGAAGAGCTAAAAGATCTATTTTTTAGACTTTGGGCTACTTCAAATAACGAATACGTCGCCTCTTTAAAGCAACGCTTAAAAGAAATTTATAGTGGCTGTGAAATAAAAAATGAGCTAAATTTAAATGAAATTTCACAAAATTTTGAGCAAAATGGCATAACAAATATTTTAGAAAACTATCAAAATGACTTTAATGAGATAACTAAAAGCTTGCAAAATATCGCAAGTGGCAAAGCTGATAAAAGTGAGTTAGCAAAGATAACCAATAATCCAAATTTCTCGTTTTTTAGCGGACTTGCGCTTGGGGCATTAGGCATTTCAGTAGTTAGCAAAAATTTTAATAAGGATGAAGAAAATGAATAA
- a CDS encoding VanZ family protein, with product MSRVKFLSKICFFATLLAIDFLAFTPKSPTIIENSWDKANHFLAFFVLYILLHLGYKFKILKNLALLLAFGVQIELVQAFLPNRSFSLLDIVADMLGATFGVMVVEILKRIIYGKSKASF from the coding sequence TTGAGTAGGGTAAAATTTCTTAGTAAAATTTGCTTTTTCGCTACTCTTTTGGCGATTGATTTTCTTGCATTTACTCCAAAAAGTCCTACGATCATTGAAAACTCGTGGGACAAAGCAAACCATTTTTTAGCTTTTTTCGTCCTTTACATTCTGCTACATCTTGGCTATAAGTTTAAAATTTTAAAAAATTTAGCCCTACTTTTAGCCTTTGGTGTGCAAATAGAACTCGTTCAGGCGTTTTTACCAAATAGAAGCTTTAGCCTGCTTGACATAGTAGCTGACATGCTCGGAGCGACTTTTGGAGTGATGGTAGTTGAAATTTTAAAAAGGATAATTTATGGCAAAAGCAAAGCCAGTTTTTGA
- a CDS encoding HMA2 domain-containing protein has translation MDIKTQTLAQVASYFSMIAHTNGRLRVRVSPKIKELSSSVNLASLDDVIAQINGIKNVKFNKLIGSVTIEYDHEIFPKNLWEDLLKGQNLEEISTRVNEVAKEVKYA, from the coding sequence ATGGATATAAAAACACAAACTTTAGCACAAGTTGCAAGCTATTTTTCAATGATAGCTCACACAAACGGTAGACTAAGAGTAAGAGTTAGCCCAAAGATAAAAGAGCTAAGTAGTAGCGTAAATTTAGCTAGCCTAGATGATGTGATAGCTCAGATAAATGGTATAAAAAATGTAAAATTTAACAAGCTAATCGGCTCTGTAACGATCGAATACGATCATGAAATTTTTCCAAAAAATCTTTGGGAGGATCTTTTAAAAGGGCAAAATTTGGAAGAGATTTCAACTAGAGTAAATGAAGTTGCAAAAGAAGTGAAATATGCTTAA
- the fliL gene encoding flagellar basal body-associated protein FliL yields MAEEVEEKKAKKGGNGALMIIIIAIFVLLLVIGGLVAFLMLGSDEPKEANMMQAPAQTQTQSMPAQNKAKHGSNDYSNMGPIYPLDQFIVNLLSENGSRFLKTKIDMEQSDELLTPELDKKKALLRDIIIRTLSSKTYEEVSTAKGKDRLKDEIVGKLNEVLNDGYIKNIFFTDFVVQ; encoded by the coding sequence ATGGCTGAAGAAGTTGAAGAGAAAAAAGCAAAAAAAGGTGGCAATGGTGCATTAATGATAATTATCATTGCAATATTTGTTTTGCTACTAGTTATTGGAGGGCTAGTCGCGTTTTTGATGCTTGGTTCTGACGAGCCAAAAGAGGCAAACATGATGCAAGCACCAGCTCAGACTCAAACGCAGTCCATGCCAGCTCAAAATAAAGCAAAGCATGGTAGCAACGACTATTCAAATATGGGGCCGATATATCCGCTTGATCAGTTTATTGTAAATTTGCTTAGTGAAAATGGCTCAAGATTTCTTAAAACAAAGATCGATATGGAGCAAAGCGATGAGTTGCTAACTCCTGAGCTTGATAAGAAAAAGGCACTTTTAAGAGATATTATTATCAGAACACTTTCATCAAAAACCTACGAAGAAGTAAGCACTGCAAAAGGCAAAGATAGGCTAAAAGACGAGATCGTAGGCAAGCTAAATGAAGTGCTAAATGATGGTTACATCAAAAACATATTTTTTACTGATTTTGTGGTGCAATGA
- a CDS encoding lipid-binding SYLF domain-containing protein: protein MKRLLIIFLAGLFFTPCLNADVIQNQKLKNAINILNAFGARNLKPNTKFESIKAIAIIPDVTKAGAIVTGSTGKGVFIAKNDDGEWSSPFFVNYTSGSIGLQVGYSSADMIILFKNSEAYANLFNAKDTISLKAEATGGVGNEVAITSDLPEISAFAEERGKTSGAFVGVSLDVARLKINRQDTNDYYERMYDFENIYNNSPKASKYTQKFKEIISKYFL, encoded by the coding sequence ATGAAAAGACTATTAATCATATTTCTTGCTGGTTTATTTTTCACGCCATGCTTAAATGCTGATGTGATCCAAAATCAAAAGCTAAAAAATGCAATAAATATTTTAAATGCTTTTGGTGCAAGAAATTTAAAGCCAAATACTAAATTTGAAAGCATAAAAGCGATCGCCATAATCCCTGATGTGACAAAAGCAGGCGCTATCGTTACTGGCTCAACAGGTAAAGGCGTATTTATCGCTAAAAACGATGATGGTGAATGGTCAAGCCCATTTTTTGTAAATTACACATCCGGAAGCATAGGCTTGCAGGTTGGTTACAGCTCAGCTGACATGATCATCTTATTTAAAAATTCAGAAGCTTATGCAAATTTATTTAATGCAAAAGATACGATCAGTCTAAAAGCAGAAGCAACTGGTGGCGTTGGTAACGAAGTAGCGATCACAAGTGATTTGCCTGAAATTTCAGCATTTGCTGAGGAGCGCGGCAAAACAAGTGGTGCTTTTGTAGGCGTTAGCTTAGATGTGGCAAGGCTAAAAATAAATAGACAAGACACAAATGATTACTATGAGCGAATGTATGATTTTGAAAATATCTACAACAATAGCCCAAAAGCTAGCAAATACACTCAAAAATTTAAAGAAATAATCTCAAAATACTTCTTATAA
- the acpS gene encoding holo-ACP synthase, with protein MIGIDIVKIDRISRLKARHGELFLKRFLSDDEIALAKNDATLAGFWAAKEAASKALGVGISKECGFLDIILSKDARNAPKIKFSPRIYTNFNIKEASLSITHDGGFAVAAVTIV; from the coding sequence ATGATAGGCATTGATATCGTTAAGATAGATAGGATTTCAAGACTAAAGGCTCGTCACGGCGAGCTTTTTCTAAAAAGATTTTTAAGCGATGACGAGATCGCACTAGCAAAAAATGATGCGACTTTGGCTGGATTTTGGGCGGCCAAAGAAGCAGCTAGCAAAGCCCTTGGTGTGGGCATCAGCAAAGAGTGTGGCTTTTTAGACATTATACTTAGTAAAGACGCAAGAAACGCACCAAAGATAAAATTTAGCCCGAGAATTTATACAAATTTTAATATCAAAGAAGCAAGCCTTAGCATAACTCACGACGGCGGATTTGCCGTAGCTGCAGTGACGATTGTCTGA
- a CDS encoding YtxH domain-containing protein: MNNPYINEENVASETAANNAAAAQPSAIDNAINNAAKNLPFVPENFNAAGFVKGLVLGGIAAYVLTNPKAQECVFKAIIKGGELINAGIEELKERFEDVKAELDSQK; the protein is encoded by the coding sequence ATGAATAACCCTTACATTAATGAAGAAAACGTAGCAAGTGAAACTGCAGCTAACAATGCAGCAGCTGCTCAGCCAAGCGCAATCGATAATGCAATAAACAATGCAGCTAAAAATTTACCATTTGTGCCTGAAAATTTTAATGCTGCTGGCTTTGTAAAAGGTCTAGTTTTAGGTGGTATCGCAGCTTATGTACTGACTAATCCAAAAGCACAAGAGTGCGTATTTAAAGCGATTATCAAAGGTGGCGAGCTTATAAATGCTGGCATAGAAGAACTAAAAGAGCGTTTTGAAGATGTCAAAGCAGAACTTGACTCACAAAAATAA